Within the Phaseolus vulgaris cultivar G19833 chromosome 9, P. vulgaris v2.0, whole genome shotgun sequence genome, the region GATGACTACCGGTATCCTGAAAATGATGTTTTTGTcaacaataataatactaagtaaagaaaacctttttttctttttctaaaaaagaaaattggCTATTTGTGTTTATACCTCCTCAGAGAACATAGTTGACCTCTGCCCTTGAAGAAAAAATGAAGTTGAGTTATCCAAAAGATAGTCACTAGCATTGTGAAAGATGTTGGTGGGGGTCATGGTGGTTGTATCAGCAAAAGTTGTGGCTTGGTTGGGGCTGTTGCAATGTGACACACATGGTATTGGTGATGGTGATGCCATGCTATTTAGTTTCTGAAAGATTAAAAGAGGCCATGTTAGTTCATGATTAGACAGATGAGTAAACATGGAAATTGTTAATTTTCTTTATCAGTCCTCACCTCTGGTCTAACCAAGAGGGTGTCTATGTCCGATGACAAGTCATAAAACATGGGATTCATGGAAGCAAGCTTCATTGACAAGAACTGCAGAAATTGTAGGCATAGGTAGCTTGTTAGAATAATACACATTGCATATAGAATAATTAAGGTGAAGTATTAACCGGAAGAACAATTGAATCTGTTAAGGGTACCTCAACTTGATTCTGTAAAGACtgaacataattgattatttcaTCCAACATAAGGGCCTTTCCAGTCACCTAGATAAAAACCAAAGCACAATCATAGGTACCTTGTCAGAAGAAATGGGTAAAACTAAGGTATAAAGGGTAGTTCTAACCAGAGCACAATCACATTTCACAAATCATACAACCAATCAAAAGAATAACAGGAGTTGTTGTTAAGTGATAAAGTTATTTCAGTATTACttttaaggaaaataaaattattggtCCTACATGCAAGTGTGACATGAAGTTCTACTTTACCTACCTTATCACAGCCTGGCACAAGCCGTTGCAACACCTTCATCCTTTCACTTATCTTCTCTCTTCTCACCTGAAATCCATTTTCTTGCAACATTAGAATGAGACATGAAGATAAAACTCCAGGCAGCCAGCACATTAGTGGGGCCCACAACCATATAATTTCAAGTTGTTAAGAGAGTACAGTACCCTCTCAGCAAGGCTGTGGCTATCCGTTGCCTGACCCCTTCTTGCTCTGACGTGGATATAGCCTGTTGGGGGCTCTTCAGGACATTTTCTCTGCTCCTTCTTCTCTACTTTTGCCTTGTCCTCTTCTTTCACCCCACCATTGTTCTTTCTTTGTTTCTTGGTTCTTCCTTCTGCTGCAGTATCCTAGAGTAATCAACAAGACAACAATAATTTGGTTAACACACTAAACACTAATTATAGTGTAGAGAATCAATGATGGAAAAAGCACAAAACttaagataattaataaagCTAGAACATAAATCATCAATTCATGAGTGTAAACAGTTATATAGTACAGTCTAGTCGTAAGTTTACTAAATTTTATAATGAATACCTTGAAAGTTGTTATAGCAAGCATGGTTTTTGAGGGATGAACAATATAAAACTTTGTGAGTACAAAgaaattaaactcaaattattTACCTTGGATTGAGTGTTACTAGTCAAGGAAGATCCATTTCTGGTTCTCCTTTTCTTCTCCACAGGAGTGTGAACCTTCTGAGTGACCTGCTCGCCAGTTTCAAGCTTGTCCACCACCACAGAGGACTGAGGGCTAAGGTTTTTAGTGACAGAAGGCTCATTGTCACTGATGGTGATCTTGGAGCTTTGGTCAACACAGCTAGTCTCCTGGTTTGTGACATTGAAAGATGTTTCCTGAGGGAGGTGAAACTGgggaggaggaggagaagaaggGGTGTTCATGTTGGAGGGGAAGAATGCAGGATCAACCAGAAAAGGATGGTATTGGTATGAAAAAGCTGCCATGTgggaaagagagaaagagagaaagagagagaggtTTTGTTTGGGTTGGAAATGCAAGTTATCTAGAAGGAAAGTGATGAAAGAGAGGGATGCAGTGGTGCGGAGGAGTCAGGAAAAGATGTTGTGTGACAAAACTAAAAGGGTGTGTGGTCTCTATATATAAAGATCTGAGCACATAAAATGTTGAAATCTTTAAAAGCAGTAAGTAACTCTTTCTCATGCAGCAGAGGCAGTACATTTGACTGGTCTAATGTCATcaatttgttttctctttcacattagtaataataataaatgacaCTCCAATTATCATAAATAGGAAAGATCATTAGACTTTTCGGGCTGTTTTCTTTGTGGGGGAACCCTTAAAAGTAATAACACTGTCTaacaatttttaacattaaaaaaatgtgtggAGTGCTATTTAAATACATCTTAAAACATccactaattttattttatattgaaatattatattaaccTATAAGAGTTAATTTGAAGAATTCTTCGAtaggtaaaaaattattttgaatattttttaaaaaataattttaaagacaaaaattaattagttattatattgactaaattatatactaatttatagactaaaaaattattggtatctaaaatcgtttttaaatttttaaattagtatctaattaccTTCCAAAATTTAAGCtaccaattttaaaatctaaaataatttgtagctaattatatatcaatttaaaaattaatttaaaaattttattaataataaaaattattttaaatattaatagtttttttaatatttaaaatagtatctcgttattatagtgactaattattttctgtctctaaaattaatttttgtttaattattatttttgtaattgttttaatatttgaggaattattatataatatgtttaatttattaattatctaGGAAAAAGAGTAAAATTTTAGAGATGATAATTAATAGTTTTCTTAATTATTCATTTTGTTTCGAAATTATAGTTATCACTTCATATGTTTTTAgttctttaaaaatatagactatttaaattaaataaatatcaagtatgtttcttaaaaaaaacgCTATTAGTATCTTACTttacatttaattaatttatgaattgaactaaatattttattaaaaaaattcttggttgaaaaattatcataaaaattcgtataactaaaaacttgttcaaatgataaataatttaaaagttattaataataaaaatattgaaataaaatattttttaattcatcaaaCATAAATTCGTCGGTAATTATCGATAGACACAAGTTCATCTAATAAAATCAGTTATTACCAATAACCATAATTCTAATTATGATATCAAAATTTTGTctctaattaataatattattaattattattatttataaattaaaaatatttgtaattatttactatatattcctaattatataatgttatgaaGGCCAATTGTGAACACTAAATATTGTCAACTAAATctttaatattaaaagaaatcaaataaAGCGTGGAAAAGCGTAGGTTATACTCacgtaaaatttataaaaaaaaaaggttgtgTTGGTCAAACGGTCACTactgaaaatttaaataataataaaaatttaaagttttgaaGTTAAGCTCACGTTatgcattttgaaattaaattcaaataaataataaaattgtgaaGGTTTAGCCTACGCAAataattaatcttttatttatttgaaaatggtGCGGCTGCGTGGAGAAAAAAGtgaaaacttttcaaagctTGGGCTTAAGATGAAAATGCAGCCAGAGAATGTGCGTTGAGAACGCGACCTGGTTGTTGAGCAGTGCGACCTGAAAATGTGACCTAGCTGTTGAGCAGTGCAACCTGAGAACGCGACCTAGCTGTTGAGTTGTGCGACCTGAGAACGCGACCTGAGGAGCGACCGTGAGAACGCGACCATGAGAACGTGCGACCGTGAGTTTCAcatttatttcctttttcaaTTTCTGCGAGTTGAAGACTCAAACCCAGGTTTTCCCCCATCTCGATTTCTTTCTTTGTGTTATATTGGTTGAGGtgtgtgttgtgtaattttatttttgaaggtCTATCCTTAACGATTCTAGAATGATTTTCAACactgtgttttttattttagttgtttGAGGGAGCTTGAGAAGTTTTATTGTGAAAGCTTAAAGTTTCATCGCTTGAGGTAAGTTCTTTATAAGGAATTTTGACATGTCTGATCTACTGAAAAATCATGAGTTCCATCAACTAAGGTACATAGGAGAAGGGAAGTAGAATTCATTAAGGTACATAGGAGAAAGAGAGTCGTTATCATCAAAGAAATTGATCATGGTTTGGTGGAGCCAAATCTGAGTTTTGAGGTACTTCACATACTGAATGGCTTCCTCCAATATGGACACTGTGTccatcttatttttattattatttttttataattgtattaataatttttctgaCAAATGATTAATAACTAATAGTGCTACTCCTTATGACTCTTATTCAATATATATAGTGGGAGGGTCATCATTCGACCAGTGGGTAAAGAGTAAGTTTATGATCACATTGAGTTTTATTATGAATTGTTTGCTATACTTCATGTTTAACATTTTGGTTTGCATATTTTGTAGATTGACACCTAATCATTGTGATACTAAGGCAATTGGACATGCAATTAGATGACTTTTACAATAAATCTTGTTTGAAGATTAACCTccaaatatcaatatttatatttacatcTTCAAAGGAATTCATTTATAGAAAGATTAATATCTTAGAACAATTTTGGGAAATTCACAATAGAAATAACATTTGTAACTATAGGCTATCAACCATTGGATAGGAGAGTTACTAAAACAAGATTCAACATTATGAACATTATGATCGAGAAGGTCCAAATCAcctaaaaaattgaaaatgggAGCTTTTAAATAAGGTAGGTCGCATTTGCTTTACAATCAATTTTGACTTCCATACCCATATACACATCTAATCATTTTAGTTtccaaattatatttttccatgTATTAATAAGTAATGTAGGTCAATATTGTAGTTTAAACATACAACTAATGAAATCTAAAATTTGATAAGTTGGGAAGTAATAAAGTCCAATTATTTTGTGGTTTGGAATGAAAATCCTCAATGTATTTACCCAACAACTTCAGTTTACAAATGGATTATCAACCACACTTATAAAGTGAAGCCTATTTAAAAAGTAAGAAAACTCAAGGTCAATAAAATTAAACTGTATTTTATGTGACAAACCCTTTACTTAGTTTTCTCTATTAATAGAAGAGTTTTCTCAAGATCTTCcatttcaacccttatacactACATGCTTTAGTTGATATCCATATATATGATAAGTTATTTGTCAATATAGATACCTATTTTTAGTTATCTAACATttgatttgataaaaaaaatcttagatattaataataataaacttaaTAACGTCTTTTTTTACTAGACCATTGAAACATATTACAAACTATCTCAAAATTTCACATATGATATTTAGAACATtgtctttttttattaagtcgtattaacttaattttaaatttagtttttttataaaagaagttCATTTCTGTgatacataaattaattagttttataCAAGATCAcaagaaacaataaaaatatataattttatattcatattcttaattaataaatattttgagaCAATCAATCTCAAACTTTCAGATAATATAACACACggaataaatactaaaaaagaGGGAGTAAAATAAAAGTAGATTATTCTGCAATATACTtctaataatttgttttaaatgacTAATGAAACTGGTAAAGATATTTGTTTGCttgaatttgaatatatttttcaaatagtacaatatattaaactatataaattaataaaattattttaatggtTATAAGTTCACAaggaaaattaaattttattttatagactaaaaaatattaatatttaaaataaattttattattaacaaaagttaaaatagttttttaattaatatataattagttaccaaagtactaattttaaaatttaaaaaatttgtagttaaaatcttgataattaattaaatattaatttaaaaattaatttatgattttttattaataaaaaaattactttagatactaataattttttagtttataaaatagtatctaatttaattaatatagtgactaattattttttatttttaaaattattactttttatttaatacttttttaataataattttttttcagtaaaaattaaataatataataaatgtaaatacgcgtaattaatataaatacattaatttccTTTTCTTACAAAAAATAGTTACTATAAATGCAGCATAAATATCTTCaatgacataaaaaaattataaaattttagttgataaataaataaaatttaaattattattatatatcacATATACTAccttaaaatactttttttaaagtgataaaaataaataacttcaaTAGCAcatacaacaaaaataataaactaacaGTAGAAAAACacatgttttaaaattaaaaagcgTGAAAATGACaaacaaatttcatatttttatgatAAGGTTACGTgcgtgtgtatatatatatatatatatatatatatatatatatatatatatatatatatatatatatatatatatatatatatatatatatcaagaaTCCAAGAACTAAAGGAATAAAGAAATTTATTACCAGTTTGTGTTGTCATGTTGGAAGGAATAACAAAGACTTAATTATAAACATTGCCATTAGATTTGGACTGTTGTCAAAGATCTAACAATGTTTGATAATGCTCAGGAGTAAAATCAATTTGTCGAGACAACACTTTTATctttgaaccttcatgattTTTCTCATCATTACTAGAATCTTCTTTGAAAGAAGAAATCATCTCCCGACGATCAAAAACATCTCCTTTAAATCATTTCATATGTTAAAGGCATTGTCCATTCTCTTTATGATGGGTGGAGAAACAACCTTGAGCATCCAGGAAACAACCAACATATTGGCTCTTTGCCATGCTGGAAACAATAAGTTGGTATGAGTCTTCTATGGTTCCATCAATGAAACCTATCCTATTCTTTGAAATGAGACTCATTTGAAATAAACGAGATCAATGATGATAGTTTGGTCCCTCAAGAGTAAGGGATAATGAGAAAGGAAGGATGATCAGatgaactaacatggtaaggAGAACAAATTTTTTGTGAGGGATCAACAATTTCACCCATGGGTAAATGTAGCAAtcaaagctctgataccatattataaaagaaaaactgagatagacaaaaggaaaaaaagaaaggtAAAGGATATgataatgaatattttttctattttatttttcttacttaAATCAAAGTAAAGAGTCTCGATATATCAAGTAATACATTCATTCTAGGTCTAGTTAAAGAGACAATGTAAAATAAAGAGGCAATAAAGGctaaaataagaaaagacaaaat harbors:
- the LOC137820693 gene encoding basic helix-loop-helix protein 80-like; this encodes MAAFSYQYHPFLVDPAFFPSNMNTPSSPPPPQFHLPQETSFNVTNQETSCVDQSSKITISDNEPSVTKNLSPQSSVVVDKLETGEQVTQKVHTPVEKKRRTRNGSSLTSNTQSKDTAAEGRTKKQRKNNGGVKEEDKAKVEKKEQRKCPEEPPTGYIHVRARRGQATDSHSLAERVRREKISERMKVLQRLVPGCDKVTGKALMLDEIINYVQSLQNQVEFLSMKLASMNPMFYDLSSDIDTLLVRPEKLNSMASPSPIPCVSHCNSPNQATTFADTTTMTPTNIFHNASDYLLDNSTSFFLQGQRSTMFSEEDTGSHLWDAEDQRQKFLHPYGFSNNLCSFH